A window of Streptomyces gilvosporeus contains these coding sequences:
- a CDS encoding ArsR/SmtB family transcription factor, which translates to MTPATPSGSRSLDHPDRDDIRLAEVLHALADPVRLRIVRAIAAADGELNCADVALPVSKSTCTHHFRVLREHGVIRQIYRGTAKMNALRRADLDALFPGLLDDVLHAADLQARRLGDG; encoded by the coding sequence ATGACGCCCGCCACCCCCTCCGGCTCCCGCTCCCTGGACCACCCGGACCGCGACGACATCCGGCTCGCCGAGGTGCTGCACGCCCTCGCCGACCCCGTGCGGCTGCGGATCGTCCGCGCCATCGCCGCGGCGGACGGGGAGCTCAACTGCGCCGACGTCGCACTCCCGGTGAGCAAGTCGACCTGTACGCACCACTTCCGGGTGCTGCGCGAGCACGGCGTCATCCGGCAGATCTACCGCGGCACCGCCAAGATGAACGCGCTGCGCCGGGCCGACCTGGATGCGCTCTTCCCTGGCCTGCTCGACGACGTCCTGCACGCCGCGGACCTCCAGGCCCGGCGCCTCGGCGACGGCTGA
- a CDS encoding FAD-dependent oxidoreductase, translating into MLRVAVIGSGPSGVYTAQSLVEQEAVPDVEVYVLDRLPCPYGLVRYGVAPDHEKIKSLQGNLRTVLEHPRVHFLGNVEVGTPGLGAAELREIFHAVVFCVGAATDRHLGIPGEDLPGSRSATEFVAWYSAHPDAAAAHFALEARSAVVIGVGNVAVDVARILARGAAELAGTDMPQGALGALADSRVEDVWMVGRRGPSQAKFTTKELRELGSLPGTEVLVRPEELALDPAYADPGGLPAVARRNIEVLRGWAERPVAKGSAGTAPLRRIHLRFFLRPVEMTGDAASGVRAVRFERTAPDGRGGVTGTGEYEDIAAQLVLRSVGYRGTPQAGLPFDEAHGTVPHRAGRVLRDGDVFPGVYVAGWIKRGPSGVIGTNRPCAKETAASLLEDAATLARRETADDPVAALREAGQSPVPWSGWLAIESAEAEWGRRLGRGTVKLPDWERLLEAAHVVG; encoded by the coding sequence GTGCTTCGAGTCGCAGTCATCGGATCGGGACCGAGCGGTGTCTACACCGCACAATCCCTGGTCGAACAGGAGGCCGTGCCGGACGTCGAGGTCTACGTCCTGGACCGGTTGCCATGCCCGTACGGCCTGGTCCGTTACGGCGTCGCGCCGGACCACGAGAAGATCAAGTCGCTCCAGGGCAATCTGCGCACGGTGCTGGAGCATCCTCGGGTGCACTTCCTGGGGAATGTGGAGGTGGGCACCCCGGGGCTGGGGGCAGCGGAGCTGCGCGAGATCTTCCATGCGGTGGTGTTCTGTGTGGGCGCCGCCACCGACCGTCACCTCGGCATTCCGGGTGAGGACCTCCCCGGCAGCCGTTCCGCGACCGAGTTCGTCGCCTGGTACAGCGCGCATCCCGACGCGGCGGCCGCTCACTTCGCCCTGGAGGCCCGGTCCGCCGTCGTGATCGGGGTGGGGAATGTGGCCGTCGACGTGGCCCGGATCCTGGCCCGCGGCGCCGCGGAGCTCGCCGGTACCGATATGCCCCAGGGGGCGCTCGGCGCGCTGGCCGACAGCCGCGTCGAGGACGTGTGGATGGTGGGCCGGCGCGGGCCCTCGCAGGCGAAGTTCACCACCAAGGAGCTGCGGGAGCTGGGGTCCCTGCCGGGCACGGAGGTGCTGGTCCGGCCCGAGGAGCTGGCGCTGGATCCCGCGTATGCGGATCCGGGCGGGTTGCCGGCGGTGGCGCGGCGCAATATCGAGGTGCTGCGCGGCTGGGCGGAGCGCCCGGTGGCCAAGGGGTCGGCGGGGACGGCGCCGCTGCGGCGGATCCATCTGCGGTTCTTCCTGCGGCCGGTCGAGATGACCGGGGACGCCGCCTCGGGGGTGCGTGCGGTCCGGTTCGAGCGGACGGCGCCGGACGGGCGCGGCGGGGTGACGGGGACCGGTGAATACGAGGACATCGCGGCGCAGTTGGTGCTGCGGTCGGTCGGCTACCGGGGGACGCCGCAGGCGGGGCTGCCGTTCGACGAGGCACACGGGACGGTGCCGCACCGGGCCGGGCGGGTGCTGCGGGATGGGGACGTCTTCCCCGGTGTGTATGTGGCGGGCTGGATCAAGCGCGGGCCCAGCGGGGTGATCGGCACCAACCGGCCGTGCGCGAAGGAGACCGCGGCCTCGCTGCTGGAGGACGCGGCCACGTTGGCGCGGCGTGAGACGGCGGACGATCCGGTGGCCGCGCTGCGCGAGGCGGGGCAGTCGCCGGTGCCGTGGTCGGGGTGGCTGGCCATCGAGTCCGCGGAGGCGGAGTGGGGGCGCCGGCTGGGTCGCGGGACGGTCAAACTGCCGGACTGGGAGCGGTTGTTGGAGGCGGCGCACGTGGTGGGGTGA
- a CDS encoding DUF6214 family protein, with the protein MSGSDFYTVKSRYKAQDAAAEWPAWELQACGSAAPASEPYAPDDPEGPLGLEPLPPRLDPLDPWFSARLNFADGARIDVLVAVSDDGLTVEDLRADPPLTLDGLATLTRWIDGPLDDACRLATGRPRKERTPGPDTQAAPTDEPDEPDAPEPEPEAAAPEEPAVPGDRLLRGAPDAPGGEDRTAAPLAVPAAATHDRAPKNPGPDGPTAPEEPAADTGSDEVHGHGTPAASAPPGTLTRSRTSERRKLAADVYRAAQQNGQDPVLAVMHATGRNRRRSLRLIAGARDEGFLTPRHNKR; encoded by the coding sequence GTGTCGGGAAGTGACTTTTATACCGTTAAGAGCCGATATAAAGCCCAGGACGCGGCCGCTGAATGGCCCGCCTGGGAGCTCCAGGCCTGCGGCTCGGCCGCGCCCGCTTCCGAGCCGTACGCCCCCGACGATCCGGAGGGCCCCCTCGGGCTGGAGCCCCTGCCGCCCCGGCTCGACCCGCTGGATCCGTGGTTCAGCGCCCGGCTGAACTTCGCCGACGGCGCCCGCATCGACGTCCTGGTGGCCGTGTCCGACGACGGACTCACCGTCGAGGACCTGCGCGCCGACCCGCCGTTGACGCTCGACGGGCTCGCCACCCTGACGCGCTGGATCGACGGCCCGCTGGACGACGCCTGCCGGCTGGCCACCGGACGGCCGCGCAAGGAGCGGACACCCGGGCCCGATACGCAGGCCGCGCCGACGGACGAGCCGGACGAGCCGGACGCGCCCGAACCCGAACCCGAGGCCGCGGCCCCGGAGGAACCCGCCGTCCCCGGCGACCGCCTGCTGCGCGGCGCGCCCGACGCCCCCGGGGGCGAGGACCGTACGGCCGCCCCGCTCGCCGTCCCCGCGGCCGCCACCCACGACCGCGCCCCGAAGAACCCCGGACCCGACGGGCCCACCGCACCCGAGGAACCCGCCGCGGACACCGGGTCCGACGAAGTCCACGGCCACGGCACACCCGCCGCCTCCGCCCCGCCCGGCACCCTGACCCGCTCACGCACCAGCGAGCGCCGCAAACTGGCCGCCGACGTCTACCGGGCGGCCCAGCAAAACGGCCAGGACCCGGTGCTGGCCGTCATGCACGCCACCGGACGCAACCGCCGCAGATCGCTCCGACTGATCGCCGGCGCCCGCGACGAGGGCTTCCTGACACCCCGTCACAACAAGCGCTGA
- a CDS encoding TetR/AcrR family transcriptional regulator — protein sequence MSPRSASVNEALRRRSRERLLQATVDLVGERGFEATTLADIARRAGAARGLISYYFPGKRQLFQSAVHRLMRLTLQAALERPPQPSGPDAGRELMARAIDAVLGLAHDHPLLMRTHMAGILTAEGFIQCPEQQQLAQLLRGVVVAYGSPRPDADYLLLRAQLMGAVVPVLLPGAPISRDLMRAELFQRYGLDWGFGVPPHERPPGAEPAGVPAPPERAGQ from the coding sequence ATGTCCCCCCGGAGCGCCTCGGTCAATGAAGCGTTGCGGCGGCGCTCGCGGGAGCGGCTGCTCCAGGCGACCGTCGACCTGGTCGGCGAGCGCGGGTTCGAGGCGACGACGCTGGCCGATATCGCCCGGCGCGCGGGGGCGGCCCGCGGTCTGATCTCGTACTACTTCCCCGGCAAGCGCCAGCTGTTCCAGTCGGCCGTGCACCGGCTGATGCGTCTGACGCTCCAGGCCGCGCTGGAACGGCCGCCGCAGCCGAGCGGGCCGGACGCGGGGCGCGAGCTGATGGCGCGCGCCATCGACGCGGTCCTGGGGCTGGCGCACGACCACCCGCTGCTGATGCGGACCCATATGGCGGGAATTCTGACGGCCGAGGGATTCATCCAGTGCCCCGAGCAGCAGCAGCTGGCCCAGTTGCTGCGCGGGGTGGTCGTCGCCTACGGATCACCGCGGCCGGACGCCGACTACCTGCTGCTGCGAGCGCAGTTGATGGGTGCGGTGGTGCCGGTCCTGCTGCCCGGTGCACCCATATCGCGGGACCTGATGCGCGCCGAGCTGTTCCAGCGGTACGGGCTGGACTGGGGGTTCGGGGTGCCGCCGCACGAACGGCCGCCGGGCGCGGAGCCCGCCGGGGTTCCCGCACCGCCGGAGCGGGCGGGGCAGTGA
- a CDS encoding DUF7144 family membrane protein, whose translation MATHAGGAPVGNAPRTQSAAAEGWTVFAAVLMIFGGIMAIFEGVSAIAKDTVFVTTAHYVFQFNLTGWGVIHLVLGIVVALAGAALFTGAAWARIVGIVLAGLSMLANFIWLPHFPVWAIVVIAIDAFIIWALCHAHGVMEE comes from the coding sequence ATGGCCACTCATGCCGGCGGAGCCCCCGTGGGCAACGCCCCCCGCACCCAAAGCGCCGCAGCGGAAGGCTGGACCGTCTTCGCCGCGGTCCTGATGATCTTCGGCGGCATCATGGCGATCTTCGAGGGCGTCTCCGCCATCGCCAAGGACACCGTCTTCGTCACCACCGCGCACTACGTCTTCCAGTTCAACCTCACGGGCTGGGGCGTCATCCACCTCGTCCTCGGCATCGTGGTCGCCCTCGCCGGCGCCGCGCTGTTCACGGGGGCGGCATGGGCCCGCATCGTCGGCATCGTGCTGGCGGGCCTGAGCATGCTCGCCAACTTCATCTGGCTGCCGCACTTCCCCGTGTGGGCGATCGTCGTCATCGCGATCGACGCTTTCATCATCTGGGCGCTGTGCCACGCACACGGCGTCATGGAGGAGTGA
- a CDS encoding APC family permease, which translates to MTSSAAPPPASPSGPSDGPAPFGTDKGLRGGALGLFSSTVIGLASTAPAYSMAATLGVIVAVVGLQSPVVIVLAFIPMFLIAYGYKGLNQVDPDCGTTFTWAARAFGPHTGWLGGWGIVAADIIVMANLAQIAGQYGFQLIGAQGLAHSTLWTMVAGVVWIALMTWICYIGIEVSANLQKVLLTVEVVMLLVLAVTALVKVYSGTAPGPSTPVAWAWFDPTRIRSLDVFTTGILTTVFIYWGWDSCVSVNEETADRTRTPGRAAVMSTVILLCVYLLVATSAQSFAGAGRTGIGLANPANSADVLSNLGTEVFGSGAGGQALTKLLILMVLTSAAASTQTTILPTARTTLSMATFKALPAHFARVHPRFLTPTWSTVGMGLVSIVFFVLLSRVSENLLADSIGSVGLMIAFYYGLTGFACVWYFRKVLLRSPRALWTKGIMPGLGGVMLLGFFVNACVVYAAPDYGSTSWTLPFPPHWHLGGVFVTGIGSLVLGAVLMLVYRLISPAFFRKQVIAVSAHEAHEMHEAQERGGGA; encoded by the coding sequence ATGACGTCGTCCGCTGCCCCGCCCCCCGCGAGCCCCTCCGGCCCCTCCGACGGGCCGGCGCCGTTCGGCACGGACAAAGGCCTCAGAGGCGGCGCGCTCGGACTGTTCTCCAGCACCGTGATCGGCCTTGCCTCCACGGCCCCCGCCTACAGCATGGCGGCCACCCTCGGCGTCATCGTCGCGGTCGTCGGTCTCCAGTCCCCGGTCGTCATCGTCCTGGCGTTCATCCCCATGTTCCTGATCGCCTACGGCTACAAGGGGCTCAACCAGGTCGACCCGGACTGCGGCACCACGTTCACCTGGGCGGCGCGGGCGTTCGGGCCGCACACCGGATGGCTGGGCGGCTGGGGCATCGTCGCCGCGGACATCATCGTCATGGCGAACCTGGCGCAGATCGCCGGGCAGTACGGGTTCCAGCTCATCGGCGCCCAGGGGCTGGCGCACAGCACGCTGTGGACCATGGTCGCCGGGGTGGTGTGGATCGCCCTGATGACCTGGATCTGCTACATCGGCATCGAGGTCTCGGCCAACCTTCAGAAGGTCCTGCTGACCGTCGAGGTGGTGATGCTGCTGGTGCTCGCCGTCACCGCGCTGGTGAAGGTCTACTCGGGTACGGCGCCCGGCCCCTCGACGCCTGTCGCCTGGGCCTGGTTCGACCCGACCCGGATCCGTTCGCTCGACGTGTTCACCACCGGCATCCTCACCACGGTGTTCATCTACTGGGGCTGGGACAGCTGTGTTTCGGTCAACGAGGAGACCGCGGACCGCACCCGTACCCCGGGCCGCGCCGCGGTCATGTCGACCGTCATCCTGCTGTGTGTCTATCTCCTGGTCGCCACGTCCGCACAGAGCTTCGCCGGTGCGGGGCGCACCGGTATCGGGCTGGCCAACCCGGCGAATTCCGCGGATGTGCTCTCGAACCTGGGCACCGAGGTCTTCGGCAGCGGTGCGGGCGGCCAGGCGCTGACCAAACTGCTGATTCTGATGGTGCTGACGTCGGCGGCGGCGTCCACCCAGACCACGATCCTGCCGACGGCCCGCACCACGCTATCGATGGCCACCTTCAAGGCGCTGCCCGCCCACTTCGCCCGGGTCCATCCCCGCTTTCTGACGCCGACGTGGTCCACCGTCGGGATGGGCCTGGTGTCCATCGTCTTCTTCGTCCTGCTGAGCCGGGTGAGCGAGAATCTGCTGGCCGACTCCATCGGTTCGGTGGGCCTGATGATTGCGTTCTACTACGGGCTCACCGGCTTCGCCTGCGTCTGGTACTTCCGCAAGGTGCTGCTCCGCAGCCCCCGCGCGCTGTGGACCAAGGGCATCATGCCGGGACTGGGCGGTGTGATGCTGCTCGGCTTCTTCGTCAACGCCTGTGTGGTGTACGCGGCCCCCGACTACGGCAGCACCTCGTGGACCCTGCCCTTCCCGCCGCACTGGCACCTCGGCGGGGTCTTCGTCACCGGCATCGGCTCGCTGGTCCTCGGCGCCGTGCTGATGCTGGTCTACCGGCTGATCAGCCCCGCGTTCTTCCGTAAGCAGGTCATCGCGGTCTCCGCGCACGAAGCGCACGAGATGCACGAGGCGCAGGAACGCGGCGGAGGCGCGTGA
- a CDS encoding lytic polysaccharide monooxygenase auxiliary activity family 9 protein, with amino-acid sequence MNKRRKLALAIGAAVAPFLVVTMPASPASAHGYVSTPPSRQAQCAAGTIECGPIKWEPQSVEGPKGLTSCSGGNSRFAELDDDSKGWQVTPVGSSQTFSWKLTARHSTSTWQYFVGGKKIAEFDDGGAQPPATVSHTVDFGGITGKQKVLAVWNIADTANAFYACIDVNIGG; translated from the coding sequence ATGAACAAAAGGAGAAAACTGGCCCTCGCCATCGGCGCCGCCGTGGCCCCGTTCCTCGTCGTCACCATGCCGGCCAGCCCGGCCAGCGCCCACGGCTATGTGTCCACGCCGCCCAGCCGGCAGGCGCAGTGCGCCGCCGGCACCATCGAATGCGGCCCGATCAAATGGGAGCCGCAGAGCGTCGAGGGACCCAAGGGGCTGACCAGTTGCAGCGGCGGCAACAGCCGGTTCGCCGAACTCGACGACGACTCCAAGGGATGGCAGGTCACCCCGGTCGGCAGCTCCCAGACCTTCAGCTGGAAACTGACGGCCCGTCACTCAACCAGCACCTGGCAGTACTTCGTCGGCGGCAAGAAGATCGCCGAATTCGACGACGGCGGTGCGCAGCCGCCCGCGACCGTCTCGCACACGGTCGATTTCGGCGGTATCACCGGCAAACAGAAGGTCCTCGCGGTCTGGAACATCGCCGATACGGCCAACGCCTTCTACGCCTGCATCGACGTCAACATCGGCGGCTAG
- a CDS encoding DUF779 domain-containing protein, with protein MREDEVADDVRKAPEAVVAGGAEVGRIGLTAAADELLRLLRAQHGPLMFHQSGGCCDGSAPMCYPAGEFRTGASDVLLGRLEVPGVPEPVGFWMSADQFARWRHTHLTVDVVPGRGSGFSLEAPEGVRFLIRSRLLTDEERTALGE; from the coding sequence ATGCGGGAGGACGAGGTGGCGGACGACGTACGGAAGGCCCCGGAGGCTGTGGTGGCCGGTGGGGCGGAGGTCGGGCGGATCGGGCTGACCGCGGCGGCCGATGAGTTGCTGCGGCTGCTGCGGGCGCAGCACGGGCCGCTGATGTTCCACCAGTCCGGCGGCTGCTGCGACGGGAGTGCCCCGATGTGCTATCCGGCCGGGGAGTTCCGTACGGGAGCGTCGGATGTGCTGCTGGGGCGGCTGGAGGTGCCGGGCGTGCCGGAGCCGGTGGGTTTCTGGATGTCGGCGGACCAGTTCGCGCGGTGGCGCCATACGCATCTGACCGTGGACGTCGTGCCCGGCCGGGGCAGCGGGTTCTCGCTGGAGGCGCCGGAAGGGGTGCGCTTTCTGATCCGGTCGCGGCTGCTCACCGATGAGGAGCGGACCGCACTCGGGGAGTGA
- a CDS encoding acyl-CoA thioesterase, whose protein sequence is MKVTISPRFSEVDVLGHVTNSALPVWFEHGRLPIFRLFSKEPNMRDLALILRRYEIDFTRQILGSVDVVIETKVAKVGNTSITIEQIATQDGAEVAHGTCIMVHFDYEREATASIPDHLRAELSAL, encoded by the coding sequence GTGAAGGTGACCATTTCGCCGCGCTTCTCCGAAGTCGATGTGCTCGGCCATGTCACGAACTCGGCATTGCCCGTCTGGTTCGAGCACGGCCGCTTGCCGATTTTCCGGCTGTTCAGCAAAGAACCGAACATGCGCGACCTCGCGCTCATTCTGCGCCGGTACGAGATTGACTTCACCCGGCAGATTCTGGGGTCCGTCGACGTCGTCATCGAGACGAAGGTGGCAAAGGTCGGCAACACCTCGATCACTATCGAGCAGATCGCCACACAGGATGGCGCCGAAGTCGCCCACGGAACCTGCATCATGGTCCACTTCGATTACGAAAGAGAAGCCACTGCCAGCATTCCGGATCACCTACGAGCCGAACTGAGCGCGCTGTAG
- a CDS encoding acyl-CoA dehydrogenase family protein, with protein MSRNPLVDLGSAEFLDNFRRSIDEFDSARLPQEPLSREGLRKLVDLGIYLPAIPREYGGRESHQEMCEVIEIMSERNLPLGMYTMIVTVLFLRNVASSGDDALKEEVFDDFRRNPVIGGLAFTEPSSGSNLARMQTTYHDDGDTYRITGTKHWQAFSEQADWWIICAKHPERKEFAYFAHRRSDGGFVTTEVYDSLGLKNLGYGLNTLDLSVPRHYRLTKSRESLGDAAEILCGSRFSKAAMASGFLRRLSTESLRHVNSRKIGDGTLHDIDYVRYKVSRIKQNYVVCNALYRHLMLAEDYYSDLENSMFASLATKVLASEFMLESAIDYQQLCGGEGYRTGAPDNIAAYAMLDARVYTIFDGTNDLLCQHLANLFLREFQRSGLRSPLEFIGRFGYLEDAFCHLTDINLSHIADAPSQEKIVILGRILSRIYGISTLQKASQATAPCTRLAVDDADYPKAIAVLKNEIIGLVNEYELAGRLAGTPTASGPLRPHATTVTFDSKVGMRQ; from the coding sequence GTGTCGCGCAACCCGCTGGTCGACCTCGGGTCGGCCGAGTTCCTTGATAATTTCCGGCGCAGTATCGACGAGTTCGACAGCGCCCGGCTGCCGCAGGAGCCGCTGTCCCGGGAAGGCTTGCGGAAGCTCGTCGACCTCGGCATCTACTTACCGGCCATCCCGCGCGAGTACGGCGGCCGGGAAAGTCACCAGGAGATGTGCGAAGTCATTGAAATCATGTCCGAGCGCAATCTGCCGCTGGGCATGTACACGATGATCGTGACCGTCCTCTTCCTCCGCAACGTGGCATCCAGCGGCGATGACGCGCTGAAGGAAGAGGTTTTCGACGACTTCCGCCGCAACCCCGTCATCGGCGGGCTCGCCTTCACCGAACCGAGCAGCGGTTCCAACCTCGCACGCATGCAGACCACGTATCACGACGACGGTGACACGTATCGGATCACCGGAACCAAGCACTGGCAGGCGTTCAGCGAGCAGGCGGACTGGTGGATCATCTGCGCCAAGCATCCGGAGCGCAAGGAATTCGCCTACTTCGCCCACAGGCGATCCGACGGCGGATTCGTCACCACCGAGGTCTACGACAGCCTGGGACTGAAGAACCTCGGGTACGGACTGAACACCCTGGACCTGAGCGTGCCCCGCCACTACCGGCTCACCAAATCCAGGGAGAGCCTCGGCGACGCCGCCGAAATCCTCTGCGGGTCCCGGTTCAGCAAGGCCGCCATGGCCAGCGGTTTCCTGCGCCGGTTGAGCACGGAGTCCCTGCGGCATGTCAACAGCAGGAAAATCGGCGACGGCACCCTGCACGACATCGATTACGTGCGGTACAAGGTCAGCCGCATCAAGCAGAACTACGTCGTGTGCAATGCGCTGTACCGGCATCTGATGCTGGCCGAGGACTACTACTCGGACCTGGAGAACAGCATGTTCGCCTCGCTGGCGACCAAGGTGCTGGCCTCCGAATTCATGCTGGAATCGGCCATCGACTACCAGCAGCTGTGCGGCGGAGAAGGGTACCGGACGGGCGCGCCGGACAACATCGCCGCCTACGCCATGCTCGATGCGCGCGTCTACACCATTTTTGACGGAACGAACGACCTGTTGTGCCAGCACCTGGCGAATCTGTTCCTGCGGGAGTTCCAGCGGTCCGGGCTGCGTTCACCGCTGGAGTTCATCGGCCGGTTCGGCTATCTGGAAGACGCTTTCTGCCACCTCACCGATATCAACCTCAGTCATATCGCCGACGCGCCGTCCCAGGAAAAGATCGTGATCCTCGGGCGCATCCTGTCCCGCATATACGGCATCAGCACGCTGCAGAAGGCGTCCCAGGCGACCGCGCCCTGCACGCGGCTCGCCGTGGACGACGCCGACTACCCCAAGGCGATCGCGGTGCTGAAGAACGAGATCATCGGCCTGGTCAACGAGTACGAGCTGGCCGGCCGACTCGCCGGCACCCCGACAGCATCGGGTCCGCTCCGTCCGCACGCCACCACGGTCACTTTCGACTCCAAGGTGGGAATGCGTCAGTGA
- a CDS encoding DMT family transporter translates to MTGETKNLKVSLIALVFVILYGSGFVGGRYGLPYAEPFFYLAIRFGATAVILFVLILCLRVSWPRSGYVHLILSGILLQGVFSVGVFYALYHGMTPAVSALIIALQPILVWLMVSVVTARKVRLLSVLALIGGVVGVAITVYRGLESSSGLTPTNIAFGFLGLVGLSAGQFYYQMKNPGAHLLINGCVQSGSSAVVMLIGGLIFEKGVIRWTPELLLSELWMSVGVSIGALSLLFVLMRSESADRVASYFYGVPIAAGLIAWPVLGQRPTVSEIIGFAVIMVSITVFNRSSRPPGTKDAPAAPVDTSLPAPDRS, encoded by the coding sequence GTGACCGGCGAGACCAAGAACCTCAAGGTCTCGCTGATCGCCTTGGTGTTCGTCATCCTCTACGGATCAGGATTTGTGGGGGGCCGCTATGGCCTGCCCTATGCGGAGCCCTTCTTCTACCTGGCCATCCGGTTCGGCGCGACCGCAGTTATCCTGTTCGTCCTCATCTTGTGCCTGAGGGTCAGCTGGCCACGCTCGGGCTATGTCCACCTCATCCTCAGCGGCATCCTGCTCCAGGGTGTGTTCTCCGTCGGGGTGTTCTACGCGCTTTACCACGGCATGACCCCGGCGGTCTCGGCACTGATCATCGCGCTGCAACCCATTCTGGTGTGGCTGATGGTCTCCGTCGTGACCGCGAGAAAGGTCCGGCTGCTGTCGGTGCTGGCCCTGATCGGCGGGGTGGTCGGTGTCGCCATTACGGTGTACCGGGGCCTGGAGTCGTCATCCGGGCTCACCCCGACCAATATCGCCTTCGGTTTCCTCGGTCTGGTAGGGCTGTCCGCCGGGCAGTTCTACTACCAGATGAAGAATCCCGGCGCCCATCTGCTCATCAATGGATGCGTTCAGTCCGGCTCGTCGGCAGTCGTCATGCTCATCGGCGGACTCATCTTCGAGAAGGGCGTCATCCGGTGGACACCGGAGCTGCTGCTGTCGGAACTCTGGATGTCGGTCGGTGTGTCGATCGGTGCGCTCAGCCTGCTGTTCGTCCTGATGCGTTCGGAGAGCGCGGACCGGGTGGCGTCGTATTTCTACGGCGTGCCGATCGCCGCGGGGTTGATCGCCTGGCCCGTACTGGGCCAGCGTCCGACCGTCTCGGAGATCATCGGGTTCGCGGTCATCATGGTCTCGATCACCGTCTTCAACCGCAGCAGCAGACCACCCGGCACCAAGGACGCTCCCGCGGCGCCGGTGGACACCTCCTTGCCGGCGCCTGACCGCTCCTGA
- a CDS encoding HEAT repeat domain-containing protein: MTMSKEDTHTTRALRGLEHDNASVRLRAALAVGTAPDPGFVGTLVERCAVEPEFSVREMLTWALTRHAASMTVPVLVDEVGSERAQARSQALHTLSKLGDRQAWPVITPALLADADDEVARSAWRAAVVLVPEGAERALAVGLATQLGRGGRETQLSLSRALIALGKAMLPTLAAATTDPDPRVRTHAIATERLWRDPDAGFEFAIEEAKRTVALGGAGQKGQ; encoded by the coding sequence ATGACCATGTCGAAAGAGGACACGCACACCACGCGAGCCCTCCGGGGGCTGGAGCACGACAACGCGTCGGTCCGGCTACGGGCGGCGCTGGCGGTCGGCACGGCCCCGGACCCGGGGTTCGTCGGCACACTCGTCGAGCGATGCGCGGTGGAACCCGAGTTCTCCGTACGGGAAATGCTGACCTGGGCACTCACCCGCCACGCGGCATCGATGACGGTCCCGGTCCTCGTCGACGAAGTCGGCTCGGAGCGCGCGCAGGCCCGGAGCCAGGCGTTGCACACGCTGTCCAAGCTCGGGGACCGGCAGGCGTGGCCGGTGATCACCCCGGCGCTGCTGGCCGACGCGGACGACGAGGTGGCGCGGAGCGCCTGGCGGGCAGCGGTCGTGCTCGTGCCCGAAGGTGCGGAGCGCGCGTTGGCCGTAGGGTTGGCGACGCAGCTCGGGCGCGGCGGACGCGAGACGCAGCTGAGCCTCAGCCGGGCACTGATCGCGCTCGGGAAGGCGATGTTGCCGACCCTGGCCGCCGCGACGACGGATCCCGACCCTCGCGTGCGCACGCACGCCATCGCCACGGAACGGCTGTGGCGCGACCCGGATGCCGGATTCGAGTTCGCGATCGAGGAGGCGAAGCGCACCGTAGCCCTGGGCGGGGCCGGCCAGAAGGGGCAGTAG